The following are from one region of the Aquirufa lenticrescens genome:
- the trpS gene encoding tryptophan--tRNA ligase: MRILTGIQASGKPHLGNILGAIMPAVELSKQPGNESFLFIADLHTLTSLKDGESIRSNTLSIAAAWLAFGFDTEKNYFYRQSKLASYHTELMWYLNCFTPFPMLANAHSFKDKSDKLSDVNAGLFTYPVLQAADIVLYDAQIIPVGKDQRQHIEMTRDIANSVNKRYNKDIFVLPEARINEDVMTIPGLDGAKMSKSLNNYIDIFLPEKDLLKQIKKIVTDTTPLEEPKNPDNDITFKLYQLMASPAQVAEMRANYEAGGYGYGHAKQALHELMLGYFKEAREKFDYFIAHPEIIEEKLAIGEKKVKPIAEATIARIRAEFKF, translated from the coding sequence ATGCGGATCTTAACGGGCATTCAGGCCTCAGGAAAGCCCCATTTGGGTAATATTTTAGGTGCAATTATGCCAGCGGTTGAACTTTCGAAGCAACCTGGTAATGAATCCTTTTTATTTATTGCAGACTTACACACACTTACTTCCTTAAAGGATGGCGAAAGTATTCGCAGTAATACCTTGTCTATTGCAGCTGCTTGGCTGGCTTTTGGCTTTGATACAGAGAAAAATTACTTCTACCGCCAGTCAAAATTAGCCTCTTACCACACCGAATTAATGTGGTATTTAAACTGCTTTACGCCGTTTCCCATGCTGGCAAATGCACACAGCTTTAAAGATAAATCGGATAAGTTATCGGATGTGAATGCCGGTTTATTTACTTATCCCGTTTTACAAGCGGCTGATATCGTTTTATATGATGCGCAAATTATACCAGTAGGTAAGGACCAAAGACAGCACATCGAAATGACCCGCGATATCGCTAATTCCGTGAATAAGCGATATAACAAAGATATTTTCGTGTTACCAGAAGCGCGCATCAACGAGGATGTGATGACTATTCCAGGTTTAGATGGAGCTAAAATGAGCAAGTCTCTAAACAATTACATTGATATCTTCCTTCCTGAAAAGGATTTATTGAAGCAAATCAAAAAGATCGTCACAGACACCACTCCATTAGAAGAACCTAAAAATCCGGATAACGATATTACCTTCAAACTTTACCAATTAATGGCTTCCCCAGCGCAAGTGGCAGAAATGCGCGCTAATTATGAAGCGGGCGGTTATGGATACGGACATGCGAAACAGGCCTTGCACGAATTGATGTTAGGTTATTTCAAAGAGGCAAGAGAGAAATTCGACTATTTCATCGCACATCCGGAAATTATCGAAGAGAAATTAGCTATCGGCGAAAAGAAAGTAAAACCCATCGCTGAAGCTACTATTGCTCGAATTCGTGCTGAATTTAAATTCTAA
- a CDS encoding DUF2461 domain-containing protein, with the protein MSLSPSLLAFLRDLRVNNTREWFAENKAVYELEKKGFDAWTTELISEFADFENMDGVLLKHCSYRIYRDVRFSKNKEPYKTWFSASFSEGGRKSGLMDYYLHIEPNGASFLGGGMYSPTPEQLAAFRQEVDYNADGLRKIIRDPKFTAVFGEEVGESLVRIPKGFEAEHPDAELLKKKQLFFWKKYTDKELCSPDFTKQLIADAKVLKPFLDFLNAVFFEKEPFIKE; encoded by the coding sequence ATGTCTCTCTCTCCTAGCCTATTGGCCTTTTTGCGTGACCTCCGTGTAAACAACACGCGTGAATGGTTTGCGGAAAACAAAGCCGTATATGAGCTAGAGAAAAAAGGATTTGACGCCTGGACGACTGAGTTGATTTCGGAGTTTGCCGATTTTGAAAACATGGATGGGGTTTTGTTAAAGCATTGCTCTTACCGAATTTACCGAGATGTGCGCTTTTCTAAAAATAAGGAACCGTATAAGACGTGGTTTTCGGCTAGTTTTTCGGAAGGCGGTCGTAAATCTGGTTTGATGGACTATTATCTACACATTGAGCCTAATGGCGCCTCTTTTCTAGGTGGTGGTATGTATTCGCCTACACCAGAACAGTTAGCCGCATTTCGACAAGAAGTAGATTACAATGCGGATGGATTACGTAAGATTATACGGGATCCGAAGTTTACAGCCGTTTTTGGGGAGGAAGTGGGAGAAAGTCTGGTTCGAATTCCAAAGGGATTTGAGGCGGAACATCCAGACGCCGAATTGCTGAAAAAGAAGCAATTATTTTTCTGGAAGAAATACACGGACAAAGAACTTTGTTCTCCTGATTTTACTAAGCAATTGATTGCGGATGCCAAAGTATTGAAGCCCTTTTTGGACTTCTTGAATGCCGTATTTTTTGAAAAAGAACCTTTTATAAAAGAATAA